A DNA window from Leptolyngbya subtilissima AS-A7 contains the following coding sequences:
- a CDS encoding MAPEG family protein, with the protein MNIVPIYAALLGIVFFILSIRVVRLRRSLKIALGDSSNPIMLRAMRVQSNFAEYVPLCLILLGFAELQGTFPIVMHVLGIGLLLGRILHAYGVSQTKENFRFRVIGMALTFTCLLSTCVTLIFDFLRTSI; encoded by the coding sequence ATGAATATAGTTCCAATATATGCAGCTCTTTTAGGAATAGTCTTTTTTATCCTAAGTATCCGCGTAGTACGTTTGAGGCGCTCTCTCAAAATCGCGCTCGGTGACAGTAGCAACCCAATTATGCTTCGTGCAATGCGTGTTCAGTCAAACTTCGCAGAGTATGTACCTCTTTGCCTCATCCTACTTGGATTTGCTGAACTCCAAGGCACATTTCCAATAGTCATGCATGTTTTAGGCATAGGACTGTTGCTTGGTAGAATTTTGCACGCCTACGGTGTTAGTCAAACCAAAGAAAACTTTCGCTTTCGAGTAATTGGCATGGCTTTAACATTTACGTGCCTACTGTCAACCTGTGTCACCCTAATATTCGATTTTTTACGCACTAGTATTTAA
- the phnF gene encoding phosphonate metabolism transcriptional regulator PhnF, which translates to MTTSGPLESGPCAATATTGGQIKDVSAIRVCSPLLLGDDYTYLLLLFEPHPINMHQEALPLYLQIASQLRRNIQESVFKVGDRLPTETELSERFGVNRHTLRRAIEVLRQEGIVGVERGRGTFVMADPIAVPIGKRVRFNESLKAQSLHPVWQVLRMVELNADARLSKRLEIDVGAAVILFERLSSIEDIPISISSSYFPSQHFPGLIKHCETYRSVSKMLQKEYNCDHIRRSTRISARLAQANDARLLKMPANGPILLSESINVDQTGVVIEYGVTRFRGERMELVLENEA; encoded by the coding sequence ATGACCACATCTGGGCCTCTAGAGTCCGGCCCTTGCGCCGCCACTGCCACCACTGGGGGCCAAATTAAAGATGTGTCGGCAATCAGGGTCTGTAGCCCCCTGCTATTAGGAGACGACTATACTTATTTACTGCTTCTGTTTGAGCCCCACCCAATCAACATGCATCAAGAAGCCCTACCACTGTATTTGCAAATTGCCAGTCAGCTGCGTCGCAATATTCAAGAATCTGTGTTCAAAGTCGGCGATCGCTTACCAACGGAAACCGAGCTCAGCGAGCGATTTGGAGTAAACCGTCACACTCTGCGACGGGCGATAGAGGTTTTGCGGCAAGAAGGCATTGTTGGCGTGGAGCGGGGCCGAGGCACTTTTGTGATGGCTGACCCAATCGCCGTGCCGATCGGTAAGCGAGTGCGATTCAATGAATCCCTCAAAGCTCAATCCTTACACCCCGTGTGGCAGGTGCTGCGCATGGTCGAGCTCAATGCCGATGCCAGGCTGTCAAAACGGTTGGAGATTGACGTCGGAGCAGCGGTCATATTGTTTGAGCGCCTGAGTTCTATTGAGGATATACCTATCAGTATTTCCAGCAGCTATTTTCCAAGCCAGCATTTTCCAGGATTAATAAAGCATTGTGAAACCTATCGCTCCGTTTCTAAGATGCTGCAAAAGGAATATAACTGCGACCACATTCGTCGCAGCACGCGCATCTCGGCTCGTCTGGCCCAGGCTAATGATGCACGACTGCTAAAAATGCCAGCTAATGGGCCAATTTTGCTGTCAGAGTCGATCAATGTCGATCAAACTGGTGTGGTGATTGAGTACGGTGTCACTAGGTTTCGGGGAGAACGGATGGAACTGGTACTGGAAAATGAGGCTTAA
- the phnC gene encoding phosphonate ABC transporter ATP-binding protein, translated as MRSATESALEASFAAPAVKVQQLSKSFRGQPALQAVNLQVGMGEMVALVGASGSGKSTLLRNLNALQLAEQGTIEIFGSPLQVDGKLHSKARQLRSQIGFVFQQFNLVNRLTVLDNVLVGNLSQVSMMRSLVRGFSKQEKLRALSALERVGILNQAYKRASSLSGGQQQRVAIARCLMQGAKIILADEPIASLDPESARKVMELLTHLNREQGITIITSLHQVQVVRCYYERAIALRDGTVRFDGHIRNLDDQQLNTIYGAAAEELVLSGHAEVFSAF; from the coding sequence ATGCGATCAGCTACGGAGAGTGCGCTGGAGGCTTCCTTTGCCGCCCCCGCTGTTAAGGTTCAGCAGTTATCTAAGTCTTTTAGGGGGCAACCTGCGCTCCAAGCGGTGAACTTGCAGGTTGGTATGGGGGAAATGGTGGCGTTGGTAGGGGCTTCTGGTTCGGGGAAGTCTACCCTGTTGCGCAACCTGAATGCCCTGCAGCTAGCTGAACAGGGCACCATAGAAATCTTTGGTAGTCCGCTGCAAGTTGACGGTAAGCTGCATTCTAAGGCGCGTCAATTGCGGAGCCAGATTGGGTTTGTTTTTCAGCAGTTCAATCTGGTCAATCGTTTAACGGTTCTGGACAACGTTCTGGTTGGCAACTTATCGCAGGTTTCGATGATGCGATCGCTCGTTCGGGGCTTTAGCAAGCAGGAAAAACTGCGTGCGCTCAGTGCTCTAGAGCGAGTTGGCATTCTCAATCAGGCCTATAAGCGGGCTTCGTCCCTATCGGGGGGGCAACAGCAGCGAGTGGCGATCGCCCGTTGTCTGATGCAGGGAGCCAAAATCATTTTGGCCGATGAACCCATCGCGTCCCTTGACCCTGAGTCTGCCCGTAAGGTGATGGAGCTATTGACCCATCTGAACAGGGAGCAGGGTATTACCATCATCACCTCATTACACCAGGTGCAGGTGGTGCGCTGCTATTACGAGCGTGCGATCGCACTACGGGATGGCACCGTTCGATTTGATGGTCATATTCGTAACTTAGATGACCAACAGCTCAACACTATTTACGGTGCCGCCGCCGAGGAGCTGGTTTTGAGTGGTCATGCCGAAGTTTTCTCAGCTTTTTAG